The Mesomycoplasma ovipneumoniae genome includes a region encoding these proteins:
- a CDS encoding HAD-IIB family hydrolase yields the protein MFYKIAFIDLDGTLLDIGKGKNAQISDTNLHSVRKLSKECKIVISTGRKFSPDIVNIGEKISANFYVCQNGAEIYDQNLNLIFESSINQKIVEQILAFAKKWNVSISFDSKVIFSHSKSFLKLFSKFFSNFEVKNINKVDLPKSVKKILIFSPNFFKISKFRKLLEEFFSEKIQVYTIEKGFVIEITDFNASKGQAAVFISKVANMSLNYSFHIGDSENDISAKNVVNTLILMKNSPRKLKKHAHIVGYKRKFGVAKALENFIFKPKSIAIVGFYASGKTTFLKAVEKFGYSVLYTDEFYFNCFLENKPCFEIIKKFKPDFIHDNILDKNKLRDFMVESQQNRDFIEQKIYPILEEHLKSNYYHFVEIPNLWTKNADFHAFFWKTVWISTSKKQLLLNIKSKKVKKEVWQKNQALNGNKIKFYNVKISNSRWKRPSFFPKFFTKIFK from the coding sequence ATGTTCTATAAAATTGCTTTTATCGATCTTGATGGTACCCTTTTAGACATTGGCAAGGGCAAAAATGCCCAAATTTCAGATACAAATTTGCATTCAGTAAGAAAATTATCTAAAGAATGTAAAATTGTAATTTCAACAGGAAGAAAATTTTCACCTGATATTGTTAATATTGGCGAAAAAATTTCAGCAAATTTTTATGTCTGTCAAAATGGCGCCGAAATTTATGACCAAAATTTAAATTTAATCTTTGAATCCTCCATTAATCAAAAAATTGTAGAACAAATTCTCGCTTTTGCAAAAAAGTGAAATGTTTCAATTTCATTTGATTCAAAAGTTATTTTTTCACATTCAAAAAGTTTTTTGAAACTTTTTTCAAAATTTTTTTCAAATTTTGAAGTAAAAAACATTAACAAAGTTGACTTACCAAAAAGTGTCAAAAAAATTTTGATTTTTTCACCTAATTTTTTTAAAATAAGTAAATTTAGAAAATTACTTGAAGAATTTTTTTCTGAAAAAATCCAAGTTTATACTATTGAAAAGGGATTTGTTATTGAAATTACCGATTTTAACGCCTCAAAAGGTCAAGCCGCCGTTTTTATCTCAAAAGTTGCTAATATGTCACTAAATTATTCATTTCATATTGGCGATTCTGAAAACGATATTTCAGCAAAAAATGTTGTCAACACGTTAATTTTGATGAAAAATTCGCCCAGAAAACTAAAAAAACACGCTCATATTGTCGGCTATAAAAGGAAATTCGGGGTGGCAAAAGCGCTTGAAAATTTCATTTTCAAGCCAAAATCTATTGCTATAGTTGGGTTTTATGCAAGCGGAAAAACAACTTTTTTAAAAGCGGTTGAAAAATTTGGATATTCTGTTTTATATACAGACGAATTTTATTTTAATTGTTTTTTAGAAAATAAGCCATGTTTTGAAATAATTAAAAAGTTTAAACCTGATTTTATTCATGACAACATCCTTGATAAAAATAAACTTCGTGATTTTATGGTTGAAAGTCAGCAAAATCGTGACTTTATTGAACAGAAAATCTATCCAATTTTAGAAGAACATTTAAAAAGCAATTATTATCATTTTGTCGAAATACCTAATTTATGGACAAAAAATGCAGATTTTCACGCCTTTTTTTGAAAAACTGTCTGAATTAGCACTTCGAAGAAACAACTACTTTTAAACATTAAATCCAAAAAGGTCAAAAAAGAAGTTTGACAAAAAAACCAGGCATTAAATGGCAATAAAATAAAATTTTATAATGTCAAAATCTCAAATTCAAGGTGAAAAAGGCCATCATTTTTCCCAAAATTTTTCACCAAAATTTTTAAATAG
- the hinT gene encoding histidine triad protein HinT → MENTTLFLDIIAKKSPAKIIFEDDQVIAFFDKFPVSPGHFLVVPKKYSRNLFHISDEDLTYLVKIARKLALEQVKQLGATGFRLQVNNEKDAKQTIFHTHIHIIPFYKKEE, encoded by the coding sequence ATGGAAAATACAACATTATTTTTAGATATTATTGCAAAAAAATCACCAGCAAAAATTATTTTTGAAGATGATCAAGTTATCGCTTTTTTTGACAAGTTTCCGGTTTCACCTGGACATTTTTTAGTTGTGCCTAAAAAATATTCACGAAACTTATTCCACATTTCCGATGAAGATCTTACTTATTTAGTAAAAATTGCAAGAAAATTAGCGTTAGAACAAGTTAAGCAGCTTGGGGCAACTGGTTTTAGACTTCAAGTTAATAACGAAAAAGATGCAAAACAAACAATTTTTCACACACACATTCACATTATTCCGTTTTATAAAAAAGAAGAATAG
- a CDS encoding HinT-interacting membrane complex protein P80 produces MKKQNIFQKIANLNSDSRKKQQEKAPAKAKKVWIPITLTAGFLTVIGLGVGIPLSYSSGSKTNLEIRDPKSNIVILKSPIADKNIKVEELLSVFKSDNSKQRDDLREAQKYLIEFLYNQEYEASKVFQAAWENTNTDKTQGNSRRFTLQSFEEIRQSQRNFLNDERSRYQTTFGFNNWETEFNKYLNSDPRFNNAVNIDQAVEALSINAAQNVAFARFKLGINKNFTKSDIEDRILKDDIKDEKGQVVYKKGEKLFANLIEIGKNGFGPNIVSPNPTSASNDPKISAFITNSFIKEYVNPTKIINEIYFDPKAPLAGNFNFFEISQISINAKPNAKDAKSPWTVDKKTLQELLTYKVLKTSSESSLAEQVSNNLELIENFKGGNSTDPTQNNQDKILLSTLDYENNKKSAEILGQLPIASLSQTLTNNEAGYIFAFLDNSTSGGTKQKLFSKTLMEKLKDLLFKNAQSLLVDPSELNSKPISEIRSLNQRLHSYIQGLSDNELAQAGRAFLETFGADENDNRTHLVYNLGGNLKLVLDSKGMKVLSLNKISSLEDFNKIISHQLQLSANNQVDSKQNSTINMSQLFADISNNNFIQSLLVRDANYQKQLLDSKKTTVEQEKTNFLNSVLQSSENFLNFYVLSQVLNINQKLQDYISNATLNDLSADFWYNNQKERWELKADPSKELRQAIIDKLESLFRFSR; encoded by the coding sequence ATGAAAAAGCAAAATATATTTCAAAAGATTGCCAATTTGAATTCAGATTCAAGAAAAAAACAACAAGAAAAAGCGCCGGCCAAAGCCAAAAAAGTTTGAATTCCAATAACTTTGACTGCCGGTTTTCTAACTGTAATTGGCCTTGGGGTTGGAATTCCTTTGTCTTATTCAAGTGGTTCTAAAACTAATCTAGAAATTCGCGACCCTAAATCCAATATAGTAATTCTTAAGTCCCCTATTGCAGACAAAAATATCAAAGTTGAAGAATTATTGAGTGTTTTTAAATCTGACAATTCAAAACAGCGCGATGATCTCCGTGAAGCTCAAAAATATTTAATTGAATTTTTATATAATCAAGAATATGAAGCATCCAAAGTTTTTCAAGCAGCCTGGGAAAACACAAACACTGACAAAACTCAAGGAAATTCCCGCCGCTTTACATTGCAATCCTTTGAAGAAATACGCCAATCCCAACGAAATTTTCTTAATGATGAGCGTAGTAGATACCAAACCACTTTTGGCTTTAATAATTGAGAAACTGAATTCAATAAGTATTTAAATTCAGATCCACGTTTTAATAATGCTGTTAATATTGATCAAGCAGTTGAAGCCCTTTCAATTAATGCAGCACAAAATGTAGCTTTTGCCCGTTTTAAATTGGGAATTAATAAAAATTTTACTAAAAGTGATATCGAAGATCGAATTTTGAAAGATGATATTAAGGACGAAAAAGGACAAGTAGTTTATAAAAAAGGCGAAAAATTATTTGCTAACTTAATTGAGATTGGCAAAAACGGCTTTGGGCCAAATATTGTTAGTCCAAATCCGACCTCAGCATCAAATGATCCTAAAATTTCTGCTTTTATTACTAACTCTTTTATTAAAGAATATGTAAATCCGACTAAAATAATTAACGAAATTTATTTTGATCCAAAAGCACCTTTGGCCGGAAATTTCAACTTTTTTGAAATTTCACAAATTTCAATTAATGCAAAACCAAATGCAAAAGATGCAAAATCTCCATGAACTGTTGATAAAAAAACTCTCCAAGAACTTTTAACTTATAAAGTTTTAAAAACAAGTTCTGAATCATCACTTGCTGAACAAGTTAGCAATAATTTGGAATTAATTGAAAATTTTAAAGGTGGAAATTCTACTGATCCAACTCAAAATAATCAAGATAAAATTCTACTTTCTACTCTGGATTATGAAAATAACAAAAAAAGTGCTGAAATTTTAGGACAACTTCCGATTGCTTCACTTAGTCAAACTCTAACAAATAATGAAGCTGGTTATATTTTTGCTTTTTTAGATAATTCAACCTCAGGTGGAACAAAACAAAAGTTATTTAGCAAAACTTTAATGGAAAAACTTAAAGATTTGCTCTTTAAAAATGCCCAAAGTTTACTTGTTGATCCTTCTGAGTTAAATTCTAAGCCAATTAGTGAAATTAGAAGTTTAAATCAACGACTTCATTCATACATTCAAGGGCTTTCTGATAATGAACTTGCTCAGGCAGGAAGGGCATTTTTAGAAACTTTTGGTGCCGATGAAAATGATAATCGTACTCATTTAGTTTATAATTTAGGTGGTAATTTGAAATTAGTGCTTGACTCAAAAGGGATGAAAGTTTTGAGTTTAAATAAAATTAGTAGTCTTGAAGACTTTAACAAAATAATTTCGCACCAATTGCAATTAAGCGCTAATAATCAAGTTGACTCAAAACAAAATTCAACAATAAATATGAGTCAACTTTTTGCCGATATTTCGAATAATAATTTTATTCAGTCGCTTTTAGTTCGTGATGCAAATTATCAAAAACAACTTTTAGATTCAAAAAAAACAACAGTTGAGCAAGAAAAAACCAACTTTTTAAATTCAGTTTTACAATCATCAGAAAATTTTTTGAATTTTTACGTTCTTTCTCAAGTTTTAAATATTAACCAAAAGTTACAGGATTATATTTCCAATGCAACTTTAAATGATTTAAGCGCAGATTTTTGATATAATAATCAAAAAGAACGTTGAGAATTGAAAGCCGATCCATCAAAAGAGTTGCGCCAGGCGATAATTGACAAACTTGAAAGTCTTTTTCGATTTAGTCGCTAG
- a CDS encoding Mhp366/Mhp367 family surface (lipo)protein, translated as MKNLSKYLFYLGFLSPFAVISCTSQIQFVKNNPPKVGKNSPEVETTPPKVETEPPEIQTNPPKVETTPPKVEDNLPKIETNPPKVEDNLPKIQTNPPKVETNEDDQKQPEKIDSLKPGSEKTTDTEVKIEDENDFESDEQNQPVFDFVQVNRKSFRNFRIDLLSDLKEDDFKAPSNQVSNYSRYLLRNWQNVVKKENQNTFLGQKNNNLKVYLLDKMNPNLVGNINAKQNHFAYFNRPALGNYYNLPWFGFNSDSLEQKRFSNIFTRNMRFATGTAVLLNANSEKAAFLTNAHVIHTPGNSKIPFWKLMNKKVGQNELNPKLIKFLQYHDDFKIKELDNRILFRLFEQEEKIKKGLPNFPFNRQSNAKINEYMENLYQNYFELAEWDNYGFDIAVFYFNYSKFISDVDKLIKFFEEHQQNFINSTYWLQNGKFQNFVKDFTEFKKYWQKISKFPPLKISDRVWDDGDFDYTTKIGMFWADNLFSKNVFKGINFRRDANDPRLVAANFFATNGPGASGSGIFNADGSLAFINRSILTVNGNVHSLFYDQFGLTSHLTSGIALRARNYNLVERILKLYVK; from the coding sequence ATGAAAAACTTATCAAAATATCTGTTTTATTTAGGTTTTCTAAGTCCTTTTGCAGTTATAAGTTGCACTTCGCAAATTCAGTTCGTAAAAAATAATCCGCCCAAAGTTGGAAAGAATTCGCCAGAAGTTGAAACTACTCCGCCCAAAGTTGAAACTGAACCACCCGAAATTCAAACTAATCCGCCCAAAGTTGAAACTACTCCGCCAAAAGTTGAAGATAATTTACCCAAAATTGAAACTAATCCGCCAAAAGTTGAAGATAATTTACCAAAAATTCAAACTAATCCACCCAAAGTTGAAACTAATGAAGATGACCAAAAACAGCCAGAAAAAATTGATTCATTAAAACCGGGTTCTGAAAAAACAACTGACACGGAAGTTAAAATTGAAGACGAAAATGATTTTGAATCAGATGAACAAAATCAACCTGTTTTTGATTTTGTTCAAGTAAATAGGAAATCATTCCGAAATTTCCGCATAGATTTATTGTCAGATCTTAAAGAAGATGATTTTAAAGCACCAAGCAATCAAGTTTCAAATTATAGCCGCTATTTGCTTAGAAATTGGCAAAATGTTGTTAAAAAAGAAAACCAAAACACCTTTCTTGGGCAGAAAAATAATAATTTAAAAGTTTATTTGCTTGATAAAATGAATCCAAATTTAGTTGGTAATATTAATGCTAAACAAAATCATTTTGCTTATTTTAACCGACCCGCTTTAGGAAATTATTATAATTTACCTTGATTTGGGTTTAATTCTGATAGTCTTGAGCAAAAAAGATTTTCCAATATTTTTACAAGAAACATGCGTTTTGCAACCGGAACAGCCGTTTTATTAAATGCAAATTCCGAAAAAGCTGCTTTTCTAACTAATGCTCACGTTATTCACACACCAGGAAATAGCAAAATCCCTTTTTGAAAATTAATGAATAAAAAAGTTGGCCAAAACGAACTAAATCCAAAACTAATCAAGTTTTTACAATATCATGATGACTTTAAGATAAAAGAACTAGATAATCGCATTTTATTTCGACTTTTTGAGCAAGAAGAAAAAATAAAAAAAGGGCTGCCTAACTTCCCGTTTAATCGCCAAAGTAATGCAAAAATTAATGAATATATGGAAAATTTGTATCAAAATTATTTTGAACTGGCCGAATGAGACAATTACGGCTTTGACATTGCAGTTTTTTATTTTAATTACTCAAAATTTATAAGCGATGTTGATAAACTTATAAAATTTTTTGAAGAACACCAACAAAATTTTATAAATTCAACTTACTGGCTTCAAAATGGTAAATTCCAAAATTTTGTCAAAGATTTTACTGAATTTAAAAAATATTGACAAAAAATTTCAAAATTTCCACCTTTGAAAATTTCAGACCGGGTTTGAGATGATGGTGATTTTGACTATACAACAAAAATAGGAATGTTTTGGGCAGATAATTTATTTTCAAAAAATGTTTTTAAAGGTATAAATTTTCGCCGAGATGCTAATGACCCTCGTTTAGTTGCCGCTAATTTTTTTGCAACAAACGGACCTGGAGCATCAGGGAGCGGAATTTTTAATGCAGATGGTAGCCTTGCTTTTATTAATCGTTCAATTTTAACTGTAAATGGTAATGTTCATTCACTTTTTTATGATCAATTCGGGCTTACATCCCACTTAACTTCCGGAATTGCCCTAAGAGCAAGAAATTATAATTTAGTTGAAAGAATTTTGAAACTTTACGTGAAATAA
- a CDS encoding HinT-interacting membrane complex lipoprotein P60: MKNHPKKNKFLKKLPLFLVLGTSFSALVSCTVDVNSGQRFDEDRKLSSNDVKDFVENAYVENILAQNIFKTGSNSLASEFTNTNSQFFTQAKAAFDFYQNYQISLDPTYSLKLIAQLQSTNAISASDFALLSPQAGYNKTFNDQAFIVLYNNFSTGIAREVNKMLLVKAYLTQLDQPNLIKDSQIYKDGISTRTSFTSRQIFQNIDPNSPDFFLIHLMLTKNPVQVWQFESSDPNSISTFSQLKIKDTNTFNTLLRSENINSRLTRKEQQFEKLGKNDEIDTTLLLGYVGILYRQNASLGDLSFQFNDLRIQGQTKSGFLDPASNLLWSAKDFQNFNLINQAKMYPVELSPNFDRKKTKDQVQISDFELKIPAQIPGVSYKIKNVIPTKDNDANKFAVGVLVEISINSSKFYYNVDVSWDENKVFYNPQINAEGQNLPKIDNGIAAVSSDLSKISVKYYNKLAPLYDKIVEENNTKQVYFSLENTPWNTQEQKTKLAYSLYLADQGGIFRDAKNFFESIGYKIESKDPIVKIS; the protein is encoded by the coding sequence GTGAAAAATCACCCCAAAAAAAACAAATTTTTAAAAAAATTACCGCTTTTCTTAGTTTTAGGTACATCTTTTAGTGCTTTAGTTTCTTGCACCGTTGATGTTAATTCAGGACAAAGATTTGATGAAGATCGAAAACTAAGTTCAAATGATGTTAAGGATTTTGTTGAAAATGCCTATGTTGAAAATATTTTAGCCCAAAATATTTTCAAAACCGGTTCAAATTCACTTGCTAGCGAATTTACAAATACAAATTCGCAATTTTTTACCCAAGCAAAAGCGGCTTTTGATTTTTACCAAAACTACCAAATTAGTTTGGATCCAACTTATAGTTTAAAATTAATTGCCCAATTACAAAGCACTAATGCAATTTCAGCAAGTGATTTTGCACTTTTATCACCTCAAGCTGGTTATAATAAGACTTTTAATGATCAGGCTTTTATTGTTTTATACAATAATTTTTCAACCGGAATTGCCCGTGAAGTAAATAAAATGTTGCTAGTTAAGGCTTATTTAACTCAACTTGATCAGCCAAATTTAATTAAAGATTCTCAAATTTACAAAGATGGTATTTCGACAAGAACATCCTTTACATCACGGCAAATTTTTCAAAATATTGATCCAAATTCACCAGATTTTTTTCTAATTCATTTAATGTTAACAAAAAATCCGGTTCAAGTTTGGCAATTTGAATCAAGCGACCCAAATAGTATAAGTACTTTTTCACAACTAAAAATTAAAGATACTAATACTTTTAACACACTTTTACGTAGTGAAAATATTAATTCTAGATTAACTCGTAAAGAGCAACAATTTGAAAAACTTGGTAAAAATGACGAGATTGATACAACATTATTGCTTGGATATGTCGGAATTTTATACCGTCAAAATGCTTCTTTAGGTGATCTATCCTTCCAATTTAATGATCTTAGAATTCAAGGTCAAACTAAATCTGGTTTTTTAGATCCAGCTTCAAATCTTCTTTGGTCAGCTAAAGATTTCCAAAACTTTAACTTAATCAATCAAGCAAAAATGTATCCTGTTGAGCTAAGTCCAAATTTTGACCGTAAAAAAACTAAAGATCAAGTCCAAATTTCTGACTTTGAGCTCAAAATTCCTGCTCAGATCCCAGGAGTATCATATAAAATTAAGAACGTAATTCCGACAAAAGATAATGATGCTAATAAATTTGCTGTTGGTGTTCTTGTCGAAATTAGCATAAATTCATCAAAATTTTATTACAATGTTGATGTTAGCTGGGATGAAAATAAAGTCTTTTACAATCCTCAAATAAATGCTGAAGGTCAAAATTTACCAAAAATTGATAATGGAATTGCGGCAGTTAGTTCTGATTTGTCAAAAATATCGGTCAAATATTATAACAAATTAGCTCCTCTATATGATAAAATAGTTGAAGAAAATAACACAAAACAAGTCTACTTTTCGCTTGAAAATACACCTTGAAATACCCAAGAACAAAAAACAAAACTAGCTTATTCATTATATCTTGCTGATCAAGGTGGAATTTTCCGTGATGCTAAAAACTTTTTTGAATCAATTGGATATAAAATCGAATCTAAGGACCCAATTGTAAAAATTAGTTAA
- a CDS encoding APC family permease, with protein MKIQSARKLGFFAALSMLVGSVVGIGIFFKNASIAATTNNNGYAWLFAWIVGGIISLFAAISFSEISFLKQTKLNGLANWSYQIGGKKSGYFVLFSYGFYYLGMLSLILGIFSSEITIWFFETASGSSFSFPFWAHILLGAFFTILFVTTNYVSVKFSGYVALVSTVLKFVPLIIAVFAGIFFPTTHNAGGSSAFVVTEKNSFDFSKLVLALPAVLFAYDSFLSVGSIHNKVQKASKRVPLIITVGMILIASVYTLIGLSSALHNKGTISGLISDVFPANAARGITIFVAIFLLISTYGVANSLNAAFVNQVRDLVKLNAIVGAHSLKKKYSNEKVTIFYLIITLVFWALVIYIPSLAIKLPKKDGTGIGYGSDVIVDSMSNFPSLIFFGVYMAIIVAYSRKKIKYPNSIERKINPKLYWISAIISSSLILIAVAAFIYSQIYAVATQAHSSSGAGVFADNGLMLTNIGSFLIFITQILIFVSFPYINYFLISKVDKFDLFDNFDSAKIEKAE; from the coding sequence ATGAAAATTCAAAGCGCCCGAAAACTTGGTTTTTTTGCAGCCTTATCAATGCTTGTTGGCTCAGTTGTCGGAATCGGAATTTTTTTCAAAAATGCTAGCATCGCTGCAACCACTAATAATAATGGTTATGCTTGACTTTTTGCTTGAATTGTTGGAGGAATAATTTCGCTTTTTGCAGCAATTAGTTTTTCTGAAATTAGCTTTTTAAAACAAACCAAACTGAATGGGCTAGCAAACTGGTCTTACCAAATTGGTGGCAAAAAAAGTGGTTATTTTGTCTTATTTAGTTACGGATTTTATTATTTAGGAATGCTAAGCCTAATTTTAGGAATATTTTCTTCTGAAATTACAATTTGGTTTTTTGAGACAGCTAGTGGCTCTAGTTTTTCATTTCCGTTTTGGGCGCACATATTATTAGGTGCTTTTTTTACTATTTTATTTGTAACAACAAATTACGTTTCTGTTAAATTTTCCGGATATGTTGCACTTGTTTCAACAGTTTTAAAATTTGTTCCATTAATTATTGCCGTCTTTGCTGGGATTTTTTTTCCAACAACTCATAATGCCGGTGGTTCTAGTGCTTTTGTAGTAACTGAAAAAAATAGTTTTGATTTTTCAAAATTAGTGCTTGCACTTCCAGCTGTTTTGTTTGCTTATGATTCATTTCTTTCAGTTGGTTCAATTCATAATAAAGTTCAAAAAGCAAGTAAAAGAGTCCCTTTGATTATTACAGTGGGGATGATTTTAATTGCTAGCGTTTATACTCTTATTGGTTTATCATCAGCACTGCATAATAAAGGAACAATTTCAGGTCTAATTAGTGACGTTTTCCCGGCTAATGCAGCCCGTGGTATTACTATTTTTGTGGCTATTTTCCTTTTGATTTCAACATACGGTGTAGCTAATTCTTTAAATGCTGCATTTGTAAATCAAGTTAGAGACCTTGTAAAATTAAATGCAATTGTTGGCGCTCATAGTCTAAAAAAGAAATATTCTAATGAAAAAGTTACAATTTTTTATCTTATTATTACATTAGTGTTTTGGGCGCTGGTTATTTATATCCCTTCGCTAGCTATTAAACTTCCAAAAAAAGATGGAACAGGAATTGGGTATGGTAGTGATGTTATTGTTGATTCGATGTCCAATTTCCCTTCACTAATTTTCTTTGGTGTATATATGGCAATTATTGTCGCCTATTCACGCAAAAAAATAAAGTATCCTAATTCAATTGAGCGTAAAATTAACCCAAAATTATATTGAATTTCGGCAATAATTTCTTCAAGTTTAATTCTAATTGCCGTTGCTGCCTTTATTTATTCACAAATTTATGCCGTTGCAACACAAGCTCATTCTTCTTCTGGTGCTGGAGTTTTTGCTGATAATGGTTTAATGCTTACAAATATTGGTAGTTTTCTAATTTTTATTACACAAATATTAATATTTGTTTCTTTCCCTTATATTAATTACTTCTTAATTTCTAAAGTTGATAAATTTGATTTGTTTGATAATTTTGACTCAGCTAAAATTGAAAAAGCTGAATAA
- a CDS encoding DnaD domain protein has product MHSCYVISNSDIDQNDLNNLLYFYFPVVKFQGYLLFQYFLTIKNTNEPINFDFLDKIYSISLDNFNKTREILECLNLIQTFYDSQKEKYFIEIKKPLNSEQIDKNPYLKPLITEKITDKRYLSLISKFKNNFEKFDSRQIETDNFHNLSKKFYEIFGQNNQNISTIFNCVKNTDNNEAKKELNFEKYHLFLTGYSMKPRLRNSLLKYVEERSFSNWAINNVIEYCFKVGNQVKFNYIKKILDSLWDDQIISGADVELELEEIFRTKIKNKNKSESAKTKKIIDPESSPKKIAKTKSPKKSKVEAPEMINAISWFIDENEIN; this is encoded by the coding sequence ATGCATTCCTGTTATGTAATTTCAAATTCTGATATTGATCAAAATGATTTAAATAATTTGTTATATTTTTATTTTCCCGTTGTTAAATTTCAAGGTTATCTTTTGTTCCAATATTTTTTAACTATCAAAAACACAAACGAGCCAATTAACTTTGATTTTTTGGACAAAATTTACAGTATTAGTCTTGATAATTTTAATAAAACTCGTGAAATTTTGGAATGTCTAAATTTAATTCAAACCTTTTATGATTCCCAAAAAGAAAAATATTTTATTGAAATAAAAAAACCTTTAAATTCTGAGCAAATTGACAAAAATCCTTATTTAAAACCGCTAATCACTGAAAAAATTACTGATAAAAGATACTTGAGTTTGATATCAAAATTCAAAAATAATTTTGAAAAATTTGACTCTAGACAAATTGAGACTGACAATTTCCATAATCTTTCAAAAAAATTTTATGAAATTTTTGGACAGAATAACCAAAACATTTCAACTATTTTTAACTGTGTTAAAAATACTGACAACAATGAAGCAAAAAAAGAACTAAACTTTGAAAAATACCACTTGTTTTTAACTGGATATTCAATGAAACCGCGACTTCGGAATTCACTGTTAAAATATGTCGAAGAAAGAAGTTTTTCTAATTGAGCAATTAATAATGTTATTGAATATTGTTTTAAAGTTGGTAATCAAGTAAAATTTAATTATATTAAAAAGATTCTTGATAGTTTGTGAGATGATCAAATTATTAGTGGCGCAGATGTTGAGCTTGAACTTGAAGAGATTTTTAGAACAAAAATTAAAAATAAAAATAAATCTGAAAGTGCAAAAACTAAAAAAATAATTGACCCAGAATCAAGTCCTAAAAAAATCGCTAAGACAAAAAGTCCTAAAAAATCAAAAGTTGAAGCACCTGAAATGATAAATGCAATTTCCTGATTTATTGATGAAAATGAAATTAATTAA